A window of Geotrypetes seraphini chromosome 16, aGeoSer1.1, whole genome shotgun sequence genomic DNA:
GGCCTCACTCAGATTGGCACTCTTGCTGTTGCTGGTGGGGGAGGAATTGGCATCTAGGCTCTCGTTCATCTTTTCACATATAGTGTCCACCAGACGCTCAAAAACCTGTTTCACATTGATGTTCTCCTTTGCGCTGGCTTCAAAAAATTCAAAACCTGGAGGGTAGAAGGGAAAAAAGGAACATGAAAAGTCCTGTGAGCAACAGCCCAAAACAACTAATTCCCAGGCGTGTAGGCTGGCATGATGTGAAGCTCATGTTCAACTTATTAAATCCCGTCTCAATTTTCTGTAACACGATGTACTGATCTAGTAAGAGGGAGAAGGGTGGTCTACCCTGGGCACGGGCTTCCTAAGGGCCCTGTACCCTTCCTCTTGTTCATCCCCTCCCATGCACGCACGTCCTTTGGCTTCCCCCAGCACGAGGTTGCTGACTGCATTGGcattggtgctctctctgatgtcacttccaggacccgtgcctaggaagtgacgtcaaagggcgagcagACAACGATGTATGggtaaagggaagggggcacatgtgcagcggggggggagggggggcgggaaagagggaaggagaggagcacCATCGCCCTGAGCGCCGCTCACACTTACTACGCTATTGCCTGTAGCTTGCTATTGTTCCTGTACTATGTGTGTTATTTATCCTGAAAACTTCTTTGTACATATTCttctaacccgttctgggctcctgggaagGATGGGCTATAATTAATACGACCAGTTGTGCACATTGACTTCCTGTAAGGGGGCACAGCATTCCAGCCTCCAAgacactgagaggggacatgatcgaaacattcaagataatgaagggaatagacttagtagataaagacaggtttttcatcctctccaaggtagggagaacgagagggcactctctgaaattaaaaggggatagattccgtacaaatgtaaggaagttcttcttcacccagagagtggtagatatctgaaacgctcttccggaggctgttataggggaaaacaccctccagggattcaagacaaggttagacatgttcctgctgaaccagaatgtacgcaggtagggctggtctctgttagggcactggtctttgatctaggggccgccgtgagagcggactgctgggtcagaccagtgttccatcgtgcccagcagtccgctctcacggcggcccctagatcaaagaccagtgccctaacagagaccagccctacctgcgtatgttctggttcagcaggaacatgtctaaccttgtcttgaatccctggagggtgttttcccctataacagcctccggaagagcgtttcagatatctaccactctctgggtgaagaagaacttccttacatttgtacggaatctatccccttttaatttcagagagcggcaattcttatgttcttaaatactgTTATTGAATTAGCGCTAAGTGTGTCCCATTGCCACACCTAAATCTAGGGGCCAGGTTAAAGCATTGGTCCCTCAACGTTCAAACAAAAATATGGAAGAAAGGAGATGTTCTCCTCACGAGTACATAGTCACAAAAGAGGAGGGAAAGGCACCCAAACAAGAAGGCTGCAGTCAATTCAGTTCCAAATGTGAGTTTGTGTTCATAAAACAGTGCCCAGTCTCAATTCCACTTGCTGGGTTGACTCAGGACTGCTGTATTTCAGGAGAACAGCCTGTGTCAGGAGTCAAAGTAGCTCTTAAAGTGTGAAAAGAAAAAGGTACACTGGAAACGAATTGGAGCCCAGTGTCGCAAAAAGAAACAGAATCTTAATGGTGTACACACCACCTCATTTTTGAGACGCTGTTTACTTGTGATACATGAGACTGGGCTTCAATCTTTTCACACTTTTTTAAAAGAGCTACGTTGTCTCATTCAGAAGGTCACTTTGTCTCCTGTCACAGACTGTTCTGCTGAAACACAGccatgtcacatcaatgtgtcaTGTGGAACTGAGACGACTCACAAAACAGTGTATCTCACATTTGGAGCTGAATAAAACTGGTCAACTGCAGCCTTCCTGCTTGGTGTCCCACTTTTCCCTCTCCATAACTAAAAATATTATAGCTCATATTGGGCCATCTGGATTTTCAAACACAGTTTTGTGATGGGAAAAAGTTTCCTAACCGTTCCATGAAATCCCAGAAAGTGATGGGGCACTCAAAAGAGTAGAAAGGAACATTCCTGACCTAATTCATCAGCCAATCGTTTGCCATCCTCTGTAGGGATCACCCGGTCATCTTCTAGGTCACACTTGTTCCCCACGAGGATCACCTGGGCGTTGTCCCAGGAGTATGTCTTGATCTGCGTCGCCCTGAGCAAGAAGGGGAGAATGGAGGAGAGATGAATGCAGGGTGATCATATGGTGGGAATTGTAACTGAAGCCAACTTGTCCTCCAAATCCTATGCTTCAATCCTCTGAATCCTGTGCTTTCTACCTGGAGGATTCAGTGTAGCTCTGGCGGCTTTTAAAAGGCGGAAAAGCGTAAGATCCAGAGAATTGCCCACTGGATATCTCCAGGTCACTGGGGCAAGCCAAGTCAGTCCCAATTTACTTCTGTTTCATCCAAGGTCCTCCAGTTTCTGCTCTGCTTGGAATGGACTTCCCAGATAAGTCCTGGGGACCTTAGAGCAAACTGGGTTTCAGGACAACCACAAGAAGTAGACAATAAATTTGCACCCTTGGGAAACTTGATATATGCAAACATCTCCTGTGTGTTCAGTAGGACAAGTGGGGGAAGTTGTTCCCTAGAGAAACTGGAAGTATAAAAGTCAACAAAGACGGGGTTAGAAAATACGGATAGAGGTGAATGTAGAAGGCATCTTACCAGTCCTGCACTGCATTGAAGGAATCTTGGTTTGAAATGTCATACATTAGTAAGAAACCCATGGCTCCTCTGTAGTATGCCGTAGTGATGGTTCGGTACCTCTCCTGGCCCGCTGTGTCCTTAGAACAGAGTAAAAAGAACAAATTAAGCAGCGATGGTGAACAAGGCCGACTCCTTGGCCCCAAACAAGGCTTGCTTATTACACAGGAACTCACTTTCCCgttccggtgagttcttttcctgtccctgccccattcctgcaagctccgtcctcatctgcacaagcctcaaacactttaaattcataagtgtttgaggcttgtgtggttaaggcagagcttataggaatggggcaggggaaggaacagcaacaaaacccacggggaaattgagttcctacagggacaaatttgtccccgtgtcattctctattgcttaTCACAGAACAGCAACATGACACTGGAAAGGAGGCTCTAGGCCTGCAGCAACATGGCTGTCTCTGCCAGTCCAGAGAGAAACGTGGAGCCTGGGATATGCTCCATTGATCCAGGTGCCCTGATTGAGGACACGCTGACCAGAGCGTTCCAGCATGGCAGGTCAACTCCATGTTTCATTTTTCACTTCCAGGATCAGAGCCGAGATTCTGAAAGAAAGTGATTTGCTTCAATGTTACACAGAGTCTTTGAAGGAATCAGAGATGAGGCACAGGGAGAAAGAGTTAGCCCTGATATCGCACACAAAAAGCCAAAGATTAGGACTCGTCTCCCTCCTTCCTGACTGTCTCAATTAAGGTGGAAAGTGACGGGTTGGAAACAGCTGTTTGGTACAAGTAACGTACGTCAGTTTCCACCTCAGCAACCCACGGAAAACAAAGATCAATTTAACACACCAATTAACATTTCCGGAGTTGAAAGGGTTCATTCTTCTTTGTGGAAAAATCAGGCCTTGGTGGCTGACTTCAAGCGTTGACAAGGAGAGAGTGAGCTGTGCTCTGACGTCTCCAAACCCTTGCACGCACAAGCTTTTGTGTCAGAGCCCAGAGATCGGGTCTGTGTTGCTCTCTCTGACCAACACATCAGACATGGCtgccttttctcttccccccatcTCAAAGGCCAAAGAGCCAGAGTCTGTCTTCCCCTTACTTCTCAGACCTCTAACTTCCTCTGCTCTCTACCAGGAGAAATCAACCTCAGAGATTTCCACTCTGCCAGAAGGAGTGGGCCCACAGGTGGGCCAGGTTAGCTGCCAGGGATCCAccaagccctgccagttgaagcattttcccctcccctcctagTATTGCAACCTACCCTTCCCCTGGTGCATCTGTTTAAAACATATATGCTGTATGGTCTGGCCCCCACCAGAGCCTTCCCGCAAACAGTCCTGCCTATGCAGAAAGAGAAGTTGCATTGGAGACTCAGGGGCCAGTGTAAACAGCATGTGAGAGTTTCGGCTCGCTGCTAGTGACCTCTAGAAGTGACTTTTTGTTAAAGTATGTGTttgtgtgcgggggggggggggggagagatgtgtGATTTCAGAGAGTGAGGGAAATGCCAAAGCCGGATTGCCAAAGGGAGACATGACAAACCACGGAGCACTGGAAAGAAAAATTGTGCCCACTCAAAACTAGCTGGAAGTTTATAACATACGGGGCTATTTTTAAACCTTTCAAATACAAACAGCAGATTGAAATTGAAGGGCTAGATTTCAAAAGAACTTCCCTGTCcatgaattttcagcagcactgttcCCATAGCCCTGCTGAAAATTTACAGACCACTGTCTGCATAGTGTTGAGGTTGAGCGAGAATATCCTGCCGAAAATATGGCTAGCCAATAAAGACAATCAGTGGCTGAAAGGCATCTGCTATGTGTACAGTGATGTTGGTTGCCATGAATAGTTCTACTGAATATAGATAACCCGTTTCAATGCTATGGTCAGCATTCACAAAACAAACCTGAGAACTGCCATGTGATTTTTAGATCTAATCCGAGCCCAAAGATGGGAtttataggatttttttttttccacttactTTCCAACATCAGGCAGTTAGAATTAGATGGATCGACAATTATGGCTTATTTCTAACTTTTTTAAATACATTGCAGCAAGAAATTTATGTGATCAAGGAAGATATGATAATGTTATTGTAATTCCTGGAATAGCCAGCTATTTCCTAGTAAGCTGTATGGAACTCTTTTAGGGTGATTGTGGAGTAGAATATCAAATCGTATTGTAGTTTTTCATGCAGTACACAACTGGGGTTCAAGttgtttagataagttcctggaagaaaaggccATAAAAATGATTAGCCATGTAGGCTTGGGATATCCCAGAGCTATACCGAGGCAAGCAGAGGTGCAGGAAAGGCAAGACACCAAAACAGCCCCCACCCTTTGTCTTCTCTTCTTGGCTGTGACATAGTGGGCAGGTGGGGGCACCAGAGGGCATGCCACACAAGCTATGATTCCAGCTCAGTACGATCCTGCTCATTCCTAGAATCAGATCTACTTTTGGGGGCCTATTGGTTCTTAGGATCTGGACTGGGGTGAAAAgcttgatggacattggtctgactcagcatggcTGTTCGTATGTGGAGCCACTCAAAGATGTTCATCCTTTAACAGATCTACACAGTATTCTTTGGCAACCGGGGACTACgcatcccaaaatgcaccagGCCGTTAGATAGCAGTATCCccttctcctgctgccaagccACTAGAATGCAGGGAAAGACATGATAGGATAGCTTCTCACTCATACCTTGGTCTCTCCTCATCAGTATGCTTCCAGGAAAGTGGATAATCATCTCTCAGTCACTC
This region includes:
- the RAB3D gene encoding ras-related protein Rab-3D isoform X2, encoding MASANDSRQNQKDAADQNFDYMFKLLIIGNSSVGKTSFLFRYADDSFTSAFVSTVGIDFKVKTVYRNEKRVKLQIWDTAGQERYRTITTAYYRGAMGFLLMYDISNQDSFNAVQDWATQIKTYSWDNAQVILVGNKCDLEDDRVIPTEDGKRLADELGFEFFEASAKENINVKQVFERLVDTICEKMNESLDANSSPTSNSKSANLSEAPSQQSSGCSC